A window of Variovorax paradoxus genomic DNA:
CAGGCACTGCACTTGTAGGCGTAGATGGGCATGGAGATCCGGAGGTCAAAAAAGCGGCGCAGCTGCCGCTCGCAAAGCCCTCGATTATAGGGGCGCCCCCGCCAAAGGGCGCCCTGCCCGACCGCCGAGCCTGGGCTTCAGGCCGGCTCCGCAGCCAAAGGGCGGTGCGGCGTGTGAGTGTTCGCCAACCACTGCGGCAGCAGCGAACCCGCCACCATGCCGACGAACGAGCAGAGCACGCCGGCCAGTTGCGCCGGAAACACCGCGCCCCAGGCCGACACGGCCAGGAACAGCAACCAGACGCCGATGCCCAGGACGATCGAGGCGACCGCCCCTTGCGTGGTGGCGCGGCGCCAGTACAGCCCGCACACCAGCGGCACGAAGGCTCCCACCAGCGGCACCTGGTAGGCACCCGACACCAGTTCGTAGATCGGCGTGCCCTGCATGCGGATGGCATAGGCCAGCACCGCGGCGCTGAACAGCAGCACCGTGATGCGCATCGTCATGAGGTTCTGGCGATCGGTGCCGGCCGGGCGGAACTGGCGCCAGATGTTCTCGGTGAAAGTGACGCTGGGCGCCAGCAAGGTGGCCGAAGCGGTCGACTTGATGGCCGACAGCAGCGCACCGAAAAACAGCACCTGCATCACGAACGGCATCTTCTGCAGCACCAGCGTGGGCAGCACCTTCTGCGGATCCTCCTTGAGCAGCGTGGCGGTCTGCTCCGGCATGATCAGCAGCGCGCTGGCCACCAGGAACATCGGCACGAAAGCGAACAGGATGTAAGCCAGGCCGCCGATGACCGGGCCACGCGTGGCCGCCTTCACGCTGTTGGCGGACATCACGCGCTGGAACACGTCCTGCTGCGGAATGGAGCCCAGCATCATGGTGATGGCCGCCGCGAAGAAAAACACCATGTCGTGCCAGCTCGGTTCGGGCCAGAACTTGAAGAGGTCCTTGCTCACGGCGAAGGCGACCACCTTGTCCGCGCCGCCGGCCATGCTGCCGGCGAACATCGCGATCACGGCCAGGCCGGCCACCAGGATGATCATCTGGATGAAGTCGGTGACGGCCACCGACCACATGCCGCCGAACAGCGTGTAGGCCAGGATCGAGATCACCCCGATCACCATGCCCATCGGAATGCTGATGACGCCGGCCGACAGCAGGTTGAACACCAGCCCCAGCGCCGTGACCTGCGCCGACACCCAGCCCAGGTAGCTCAGCATGATGATCAGCGAGCAGGCCACCTCGACGGTGCGGCCGTAGCGTTCGCGGTAATAGTCGCTGATGGTCAGCAGCGTCATGCGGTAGAGCTTGCCGGCGAAGAACAGGCCCACCAGGATCAGGCAGGTGCCCGCGCCGAACGGGTCTTCGACCACGCCGTTCAGGCCGCCCTCGATGAACTTGGCCGGGATGCCGAGCACCGTTTCGGAGCCGAACCACGTGGCGAAGGTGGTCGTGACGATCATGAAGAGCGGCAGGTGCCGCCCGGCGATGGCGAAGTCGGTGGTGTTCTTCACCCGCTTGGCGGCATAGAGGCCGATCGCGATGGTGACCAGCAGATAGACGATGACCAGCGTCAACAACACGGCGAAAACTCCTCTAGAACAAGCGCACGCGCACCAGCAATTGCATGGCGAGCAACCCCAATACAAAACCTATGCCACCGTAGACGATGGTCTGCAGCAACCGGTTGGTGCGTTTTTGTTCGGCCAGCAGTTCGAGCAGTTCGCGCCGGTTGTCGGCGGGGCGATTTTCCAGGAAATCGTGCAAAAGTCGCGGGAATTGAGGAAGCAATTTGGCGTAACGCGGCGCCTCGGCCTTGAGCTGCTGCAAGAGCTTCTTGGGTCCGATCTGGTCGACCATCCACTTCTCGAGGAAGGGCTTGGCGGTGGCCCAGAGATCGAGGTCGGGGTCGATGTTGCGGCCCAGGCCCTCGATGTTGAGCAGCGTCTTCTGCAGCAGCACCAGTTGCGGCTGGATCTCGACCTGGAAGCGGCGCGAGGTCTGGAACAGGCGCATCAGCACCATGCCCAGCGAAAGCTCTTTCAGCGGACGGTCGAAGTACGGCTCGCACACGGTGCGGATGGCCGCCTCCAGCTCGTCGATGCGGGTGCCCACCGGCACCCAGCCGCTTTCGAGGTGAAGCTCGGCCACGCGCTTGTAGTCGCGCCGGAAGAAGGCCACGAAGTTCTGCGCCAGGTATTCCTTGTCCGACTCGGTCAGCGTGCCGATGATCCCGAAGTCCAGCGAGATGTAGCGCCCGAAGGTCTCCGGCTCCAGGCTCACCTGGATGTTGCCGGGGTGCATGTCGGCATGGAAGAAGCCGTCGCGGAACACCTGCGTGAAGAAGATCGTGACGCCGTCGCGCGCCAGCTTGGGAATGTCGACGCCGGCCGCGCGCAGGCGGTCCATCTGCGCGATGGGCACGCCCTTCATGCGCTCCATCACGATGACCTCGGGGTGGCAGAAGTCCCAGAACATCTCGGGGATCAGCACCAGGTCGAGCTCGGACATGTTGCGGCGCAACTGGGCCGCGTTGGCCGCCTCGCGCACCAGGTCGAGCTCGTCGTGCAGGTACTTGTCGAACTCGCCGACCACCTCGCGCGGCTTCAGGCGCTTGCCGTCAGCCGAGAGGCCCTCGACCCAGCCGGCCATCATGGCCATGAGCGCCAGGTCTTTCTCGATCACGCCGCGCATGTTGGGCCGCAACACCTTGACCGCGACCTCGCGCAGTTCGCCCGCGTTGGTGCGGATGGTCGCGAAGTGCACCTGGGCGATCGATGCGCTGGCGATGGGCGTTTCGTCGAACTGCACGAACACGTCGCCCACCGGGCGGCGGAACGCGCGCTCGATGGTGGCGATGGCCACCGACGAAGGGAACGGCGGCACGCGGTCCTGCAGGAAAGCCAGCTCGTCGGCGATGTCGGGCGGCAGCAGGTCGCGCCGGGTCGACAGCACCTGGCCGAACTTCACGAAGATGGGGCCGAGCCTTTCGAGCGCCTCGCGCAAGCGCTGGCCGCGCGGCGCGTCGAGGTTGCGTCCGAAGGACACGATGCGCGCGACCACGCGCAGCCAGGGCTTCTGGAAGCTGGTGAGCACCAGCTCGTCGAGGCCGTAGCGCAGCGCGACCCAGACGATGAACAAGCCTCGATAGAAGCGCCTCATTCGGCGTTGCTCGCCGGGCCGGTCGTCGAAGCGCCGGCGCGTGCGGTGCGGTCGCCGACGAACTGGCGCAGCGCGCCCACCACGCGGCGCACGGCATTGCCCAGCGTATGCGCGGGCACGTCGCCGATCACCCGGGCGAGGTCGTCCTCGATGTCCCAGCGCACGTGATCGACCAGCCAGTTGACCTCGGCGGCCAGTTGCACGTCGCCGATGATCTGCACCGAGGGCTTGTCGCCGCGCAGCGTGGCGCGGGCGATGTCGAAGGGGGAATCATCGGTGACGGTGAGCGTCAGCTCGGGCACCGAGCCCGCCGGGGCCAGGTCGAGCAGGCCGGCCGGCGTGGCCACCAGTTCCATGGTCACGAAGCGCCACTGGAAGCGCACCACCCGCCCCTGCTGGCGCAGCAGCCGCTGCTGGGCTTCAGGCTCCTGCTGCAGCACATGGTTCAGGAACAGGACCGCGCGATGCTGGATCTCGTGGACCGCCCAGTCCGGCGGCTGCAGGCGCTCGCCGATGCGATTGAAAAGGTCGCCGAGAAAAGAAAAAGGGGACGATGGTGTGGCCATAGTCCCCATTATCCCCGTCATACCGCCCCCCGGCTTTGCACTTCGCTTCGCTCCGTGTCATTCGCCACCCCCCGTGGGGGAGGCGCGGCTCGCCTTGGGGCGGCCCGGCGGCGGCCGCCTTCGCGCTTACCTTATTGAAGCGCTTGCACGCCGGCAACCAACCAGCCACTGGTGCCGCTGATGGGCTTGGTCATGTTCCAGACTTCGCGGAACGGGCCGGGGCCTGCCGAGGCGTCTTCGCGGATCATGCCGGAGAACTCCACGCTGGCCATGTAGGCGTCGGGCAGTTCCTCGATGCCGAGCAGCTTGGCGTCGAGCATCACGACTTCGGTCTTGTTCGACGCGCCACCGGTGTGGCTGGCGCGGTCGGCCAGCTGCGAGCGGATCTCGTCGACCATGCTGTCGGTCATCATCGAACGCAGCATCGACACGTCGGCACGGTCCCATGCATCCTGCAGCGTCACGAAGTTGCGCTTGGCGGCACCGAGGAAACCCTCGACGTCGAAGCCGGCGGGAATGCCCCACGACTGCGAACCGCCGAGCGCCGAGCCGATCATGCTGCCGCCTGCCGCTGCACCTGCCGCGGAGAGGCTGCTGCCGTGGCCGGCCGCGGGCGTTGCGTCGAATGCGGTCGCATTGCGCTCCCAAGGACGCGCCGAGGCGTCGTTGCCCACGTTGGCCGGGCTGTATTGCGCCGGTGCGCTGGCATTGCTCGGGCTGGCACCTGCGCCCTGGAACGCGAAGCCGCCCTGGCGGCTGGCGCCCGAGGCTTGCTGCGAGCGCGCCTTGATCATGCGCCACACCACCACGCCGGCCAGCACGAGCAGGCCGATCAGCAGGATGTTGCCGAAACCGGCGCCAAGGCCGAGCGAGTGCGCGAGCCATGCGAGGCCCAGGCCGGCCGCGAGGCCGCCGAGCATTGCGCCCCACGGACGCTTCGGTGCGGCGGCTGCGGGAGCGGCGGCACCGGGCTTGGCGGCGGCTGCGTTGGTCGCGCCCTGCTGCGCGGGTGCGCCGGGCGCTGCCGGCGGGGTGGCCTGGCGCTGCGTCACGTTGGACGACTGGCGTCCCACCGACTTGCCGCCACCCATGCGGGCCGCTTCAGCCTGGACACTGCCAAGCACCAGCGCGACCGCCAAGAACAAAGAACCCAAACTCTTCATGTCGTCTCCTCTTGAGCGAAAGATTCGCCTCATCAACATTTGATTCCAACATGGAGGGCAGCGATTCCCCCAGTCATGTTGTGATAGTCCACATGTCCGAAACCGCCCTCTTTCATGAGGGTCTTGAGCTCCTCTTGCGAGGGATGCATCCGGATCGATTCGGCCAGGTAGCGATAGCTCGCGTCGTCGCCGGCCACGAGCTTGCCCAGGCGGGGCAGCACGTTGAAGGAGTACCAGTCGTAGGCCTTGGCCAGCGGCTTCGCGACCTTCGAGAACTCGAGCACGAGCAGCTTGCCGCGCGGCTTGATCACGCGGTTCATTTCCTTCAGCGCGACGTCCTTGTGCGTCATGTTGCGCAGGCCGAAGGCCACCGTGACCACGTCGAAGTGGTTGTCGGGAAAAGGCAGCTTCTCGGCGTCGCAGACGGTGGTTGGCAATGACACGCCGGCGTCGAGCAGGCGGTCGCGGCCTGTGCGCAGCATGGCTTCGTTGATGTCGGTGTGGACCACCTGGCCGGTGGCGCCGACCTTCTTGGCGAAGGCCAGGGCGAGGTCGCCGGTGCCGCCCGCGATGTCGAGGACACGCGAGCCTTCGCCCACGTTCGCGACCATCACGGTGTAGGCCTTCCATGCACGGTGCAGGCCCGCGGACATCAGGTCGTTCATGATGTCGTAGCGCGAGGCGACCGAGTCGAAGACGCCGCGTACGCGTTGCGCCTTCTCGCTTTCGTCGACTGTTTCGAAGCCGAAGTGTGTGGTGCTCATGCAACCGATGTTAGGCCGGAAGCCTTCACATCAAGCCGACGACCCCGCGGGCACGGCGGACATTTGTTGCTTTTTTCGTGCGCCCTTTACGGCTGTAGGGCCATGTCCTCGGCTCAGTGGCTGCTGCAGCCGTGCCCGCCCTGCTCGATCATCGGCGCGTCGCGATCGACGCCTGCCTCGGCCAGCCGTTGCTCGTAGGTGGCCCACAGCTCGGCCTGCTTGGCGCCCAGCTCGTAGAGCAGGTCCCACGAGTAGATGCCGGTGTTGTGGCCGTCGCTGAAGGTCGGCTGCACGGCATAGTTGCCCACGGCCTCGAGGTCGACCAGCTCCACGTTGCGCTTGCCGGTCTGCAGGATCTCCTGCCCAGGGCCGTGGCCCTGCACCTCGGCCGACGGCGAGTAGATGCGCATCAGCTCGAAGGGGATGCGAAAGCTCGCGCCGTCCGAGAAGCCCACTTCGAGCACGCGCGACTGGCCGTGAACGGTGATCGATTGCGGCGTCGGTGCGCCCGGTTTCAAGCCTGCCATCAGAAACTCCTTGTGCCCAGGCGCTCGATCATCGCAGCCTCGACGGCCGGCAGCTGCGAGGCGATCTCCGCCTCACGCGCCGCATTGCGCTCGCGCTGCACCGGAGCCCACACGGAGCCGGGGAAATGGCTGTCGTCGGTAAAGCGTGCAATCACGTGCCAGTGCAGATGCGGCACCATGTTGCCGAGCGCGGCGATGTTCATCTTGACGGGCTCGAGCCGCTCGCGCATGCACTGCTCGACCACGGCCACGGCCTCCGTGCACAGCACGCGATCGGCCGCTTCCAGGTCGGAAAACTCGGCCGCATGCTCGCGCCAGATCACGCGATAGAAGGCCGGGAAGCCCGCCTCTTCCGCATGGATGACGCGCAGCTTCGCGCCCTCGAACACGAGGCGCCCGCCCAGGCCTTCGCAGAGCACGCAGCCCTGCGGCACCGCCGCCGTCATACCAGCACCCGCTCGATGCCGCCCTGGTTGGCGGCGGCCACGTACGTTGGCATCCAGTCGGCACCGAGGATCTTGTTGGCCATCTCGACCACGATGTAGTCGGCTTCGAGCAGGCCGTTGTTCAGGTCGTTGCCGTAGCGCGAGAGGCCTTGCAGGCAGCTCGGGCAGCTGGTGAGGATCTTCACGTTGTCCTTCTCGCCGACCTTGCCGCTGTCGCGCAGCGCGGCCTCGCCCTTCTTCAGCTCGCTTTCCTTGCGGAAGCGGATCTGCGTCGAGATGTCGGGCCGCGAAACGCC
This region includes:
- a CDS encoding Tim44 domain-containing protein, with translation MKSLGSLFLAVALVLGSVQAEAARMGGGKSVGRQSSNVTQRQATPPAAPGAPAQQGATNAAAAKPGAAAPAAAAPKRPWGAMLGGLAAGLGLAWLAHSLGLGAGFGNILLIGLLVLAGVVVWRMIKARSQQASGASRQGGFAFQGAGASPSNASAPAQYSPANVGNDASARPWERNATAFDATPAAGHGSSLSAAGAAAGGSMIGSALGGSQSWGIPAGFDVEGFLGAAKRNFVTLQDAWDRADVSMLRSMMTDSMVDEIRSQLADRASHTGGASNKTEVVMLDAKLLGIEELPDAYMASVEFSGMIREDASAGPGPFREVWNMTKPISGTSGWLVAGVQALQ
- the ubiE gene encoding bifunctional demethylmenaquinone methyltransferase/2-methoxy-6-polyprenyl-1,4-benzoquinol methylase UbiE gives rise to the protein MSTTHFGFETVDESEKAQRVRGVFDSVASRYDIMNDLMSAGLHRAWKAYTVMVANVGEGSRVLDIAGGTGDLALAFAKKVGATGQVVHTDINEAMLRTGRDRLLDAGVSLPTTVCDAEKLPFPDNHFDVVTVAFGLRNMTHKDVALKEMNRVIKPRGKLLVLEFSKVAKPLAKAYDWYSFNVLPRLGKLVAGDDASYRYLAESIRMHPSQEELKTLMKEGGFGHVDYHNMTGGIAALHVGIKC
- the ubiB gene encoding ubiquinone biosynthesis regulatory protein kinase UbiB — protein: MRRFYRGLFIVWVALRYGLDELVLTSFQKPWLRVVARIVSFGRNLDAPRGQRLREALERLGPIFVKFGQVLSTRRDLLPPDIADELAFLQDRVPPFPSSVAIATIERAFRRPVGDVFVQFDETPIASASIAQVHFATIRTNAGELREVAVKVLRPNMRGVIEKDLALMAMMAGWVEGLSADGKRLKPREVVGEFDKYLHDELDLVREAANAAQLRRNMSELDLVLIPEMFWDFCHPEVIVMERMKGVPIAQMDRLRAAGVDIPKLARDGVTIFFTQVFRDGFFHADMHPGNIQVSLEPETFGRYISLDFGIIGTLTESDKEYLAQNFVAFFRRDYKRVAELHLESGWVPVGTRIDELEAAIRTVCEPYFDRPLKELSLGMVLMRLFQTSRRFQVEIQPQLVLLQKTLLNIEGLGRNIDPDLDLWATAKPFLEKWMVDQIGPKKLLQQLKAEAPRYAKLLPQFPRLLHDFLENRPADNRRELLELLAEQKRTNRLLQTIVYGGIGFVLGLLAMQLLVRVRLF
- a CDS encoding sodium:solute symporter family protein; this translates as MLLTLVIVYLLVTIAIGLYAAKRVKNTTDFAIAGRHLPLFMIVTTTFATWFGSETVLGIPAKFIEGGLNGVVEDPFGAGTCLILVGLFFAGKLYRMTLLTISDYYRERYGRTVEVACSLIIMLSYLGWVSAQVTALGLVFNLLSAGVISIPMGMVIGVISILAYTLFGGMWSVAVTDFIQMIILVAGLAVIAMFAGSMAGGADKVVAFAVSKDLFKFWPEPSWHDMVFFFAAAITMMLGSIPQQDVFQRVMSANSVKAATRGPVIGGLAYILFAFVPMFLVASALLIMPEQTATLLKEDPQKVLPTLVLQKMPFVMQVLFFGALLSAIKSTASATLLAPSVTFTENIWRQFRPAGTDRQNLMTMRITVLLFSAAVLAYAIRMQGTPIYELVSGAYQVPLVGAFVPLVCGLYWRRATTQGAVASIVLGIGVWLLFLAVSAWGAVFPAQLAGVLCSFVGMVAGSLLPQWLANTHTPHRPLAAEPA
- a CDS encoding ubiquinone biosynthesis accessory factor UbiJ encodes the protein MATPSSPFSFLGDLFNRIGERLQPPDWAVHEIQHRAVLFLNHVLQQEPEAQQRLLRQQGRVVRFQWRFVTMELVATPAGLLDLAPAGSVPELTLTVTDDSPFDIARATLRGDKPSVQIIGDVQLAAEVNWLVDHVRWDIEDDLARVIGDVPAHTLGNAVRRVVGALRQFVGDRTARAGASTTGPASNAE
- a CDS encoding HIT family protein encodes the protein MTAAVPQGCVLCEGLGGRLVFEGAKLRVIHAEEAGFPAFYRVIWREHAAEFSDLEAADRVLCTEAVAVVEQCMRERLEPVKMNIAALGNMVPHLHWHVIARFTDDSHFPGSVWAPVQRERNAAREAEIASQLPAVEAAMIERLGTRSF
- a CDS encoding gamma-butyrobetaine hydroxylase-like domain-containing protein, with translation MAGLKPGAPTPQSITVHGQSRVLEVGFSDGASFRIPFELMRIYSPSAEVQGHGPGQEILQTGKRNVELVDLEAVGNYAVQPTFSDGHNTGIYSWDLLYELGAKQAELWATYEQRLAEAGVDRDAPMIEQGGHGCSSH